A segment of the Candida albicans SC5314 chromosome 2, complete sequence genome:
acatattttatttatggTTATGGATCCACTATattaatgaataataatttacaattggataaatcaattttactTTCTTCAGGTTTAGGATCACCAGAGATCTCTATATTGActcaagaattaattaacAATTACGATGAAATGAATAATGGTGGTATTGGATTAATGATATCTGACgaattaaaagaagaattaaaacagcaacaacaatattattcTCAACCAAAAGTAGCCAATGTATTACTGTCAGGAGGAGATGGTAATGCCAAACAAGAAAACCAAGGATATCCAACTACTAATAACAAcgatattgataatgaagatgagGATTACACCAGAAAGACGCTTATGAACAACAACGaagcaaataataatgtgaacaacaactacaaagatgacaacaacaatagtaataataatgcagatgataatgataccCAGAATGCAAACTATAATGCTGTTGAAACCATTCAAGCTAACCTTAAAGAAATGTTTGCCATTAGTCCTATGGTGGTAATTTCGCAAACtaatcaaattgatgaattacaAACCATTCttacaaaattaaatattaatCCTCAACcgaaatttattaatttatctaaACATCctaattatttaaatattaaacaatatttgaaaaaaatttataatattgatgaagatgatcaTATTCCTAGAGTATTTTTAGCTGGAATACCTATTGGAGATAGTgataaaatcattgaaatgTATAAAgagaatcaattgattagtCATTTAAGAGAAAAAGGTCAAGGATTAATAAATgtttaaatgaaataaaaagaaataaaaacgGGAAAGAGATATTAGATTCAATGTGTTAAcggctttttttttgttaggTTTCTGTTTTATTGGTttagatttatttttgatttctttatattttacTTTTTATTCATGTTAACAACACCCCCCTGCCCTTcgttttgtttcaattattCAGTGTTTTTTTGCcttttgttcttttgttcttttttacTATTTTATGTTAATGAATATATACGTTAAACGTTTATTATGTGAACTCTTGTATTAATTCTATGGAAAATAGTTTTGACGACTCAAATGTACTAGCTCtaattatttcaataagACTAGATAGTAGGGTTTAGGTAAACAGGCGGTGGTGGCAAAGGTGGTTGTACACCTTCTGGCCTATTCAGTAAATGGAAATTCCCTTGTTTATCAAATCTAcctaaatcattatcattggGTGTTTGTGTATATGGCGGCACATAATCATGTTCAGGACTTGTCGTTATTCCCAgattctgttgttgttgttgctgtatACGAGCAACCCCTTGATGTACATTTTGAGATTCCAAATTAAGTGAACCTAATGTAATATTTGCGGGGGTGGTAttcttttggtttcttCTCTTTGACTTTTTATTTCCATAACTGAGCAACGAAATAAATATGACTATgacaatgaaaatgaaaattacAATCCCAGCAATCCCACCTGAACCAGTACTTCGTTTCGATAATTCAACATATTGATCTTGGTTATGATGGTAAATTAAAagcatttttttatatcttGGTTAGTGTATAGATTGAGGATGTAGTTTCCCAAGCAGAATTTATTTTGGATTCTCTTTCTTTATATATACTgctccttcttcttcgtaAAACTAAATAACGACTATGGAGAGGGAAGAGACAAAAACGTAGGtattcattttttaattaaatatacGTTgatcatattttttttaataaatatatgaTGCAATGCTTAATGGAATAACAACTACGGGCTAATTTGAACTAAACAAATGTAcaataaaaagaattctTGAGTCTAAAAACACTAGCCGTCTCTGCCAAGAATATCCTACCCACCGACTCACCCATCAATAAGAAAAAGGTCATTAATATACCAAAACATATGTATTTTAAATTTAGTTATAATGCATTCTCTACTAGAAATCAAACTACTCCCTCCCtccgaaaaaaaaaccaatgGAGAAGGCAcagttgatttgaaatttattaatgacAATATCTATAAATTCGATATGACGACgatcaaatcaaactaGTCTCAATAAGTTATTCGTTTTGGTTTAATTGTATATATCAATATATAAACTctggaaattgaaatactATTGTGTTATCCTATAACTGGACTGGACTGGACTGGACTGGACTGGAATATACTTTTAAAATACgaaaattgataattattacGTAATGACAGAATTTGGAGCAATCTTATATCATCtacaaaaaatattaataatttacgATCTTTTTATAATCTCCAAAAATTCTGAATTTTACATGAATTCTATCTACTCTactaataaacaaatattaaGAATTCGGTTAAAGATATTATACAACTTAACAAACAGGGATTTATTTTTGCTATGTAAATATATTGACTTGCCTTTTGTCGTctatgtttttttttggtagtTGAACTTTTGAATCAAACATTTCGTTCTATCTCTATTCTTCTAATCCATGGccaaaacaaacaaacatcAATAtgtctatttttttttgcaaaatttGAGATTTCCTAAAAGTTCTACTGTTTCAGTATCTTGGtcattttgaaaaattcaaaatgaaatacAAGGGGGGGGAACAATTCATGATTCTTATACATCATTCGTGTTTCTTAAATGTGCTGGTGGTGGAGTTGTTAATGTATTTGGATTTTTCGTTGGATGAAATTCTCCATTAGTATCAAAACTTCCCATATCTTGTTCTTCTGTAGTAGCTTTCGTATATGGAGGAACCAAATCATCAGGATATTctgattgattttttgcAACTGGCACAACTGGTGTGAGTTCTTcatgttcttgttgttgagaaTTATTGGGCCCTGCGGAGGAAGGGTGTGCTGTTGAATTTATGTTGGATGTATTCATTTGTGAGTGGGGATGACTTATAGTTTCTTCAAcgatttcatcaaattgaCGATTTGTAAAAGTACGTTCACAAGACTTATCAGCCTTCAGCTCACATAACTTACAAAGTGGCATCGCGATTACTAACAAGATATAATAAACAGTAAGGAAACCAACAATTGAACCTAACATGGCTCctaaaacaataaatttgCTATTTGCTGTAGAACCCGTACTAAATCGTTTGGATAAGTAACTAGAATGATCTGATTCAGAAAAGGAGGTCGTGGTTGTAGCTGGTAAGATCATTTGTAAGCTTG
Coding sequences within it:
- a CDS encoding uncharacterized protein (Ortholog of C. dubliniensis CD36 : Cd36_22500, Candida tropicalis MYA-3404 : CTRG_01825 and Candida albicans WO-1 : CAWG_05921); translated protein: MILPATTTTSFSESDHSSYLSKRFSTGSTANSKFIVLGAMLGSIVGFLTVYYILLVIAMPLCKLCESKADKSCERTFTNRQFDEIVEETISHPHSQMNTSNINSTAHPSSAGPNNSQQQEHEELTPVVPVAKNQSEYPDDLVPPYTKATTEEQDMGSFDTNGEFHPTKNPNTLTTPPPAHLRNTNDV
- a CDS encoding uncharacterized protein (Ortholog of C. dubliniensis CD36 : Cd36_22470, Candida tropicalis MYA-3404 : CTRG_01829 and Candida albicans WO-1 : CAWG_05920); this translates as MLLIYHHNQDQYVELSKRSTGSGGIAGIVIFIFIVIVIFISLLSYGNKKSKRRNQKNTTPANITLGSLNLESQNVHQGVARIQQQQQQNSGITTSPEHDYVPPYTQTPNDNDLGRFDKQGNFHLSNRPEGVQPPLPPPPVYLNPTI
- a CDS encoding uncharacterized protein (Protein with a thioredoxin domain; predicted role in cell redox homeostasis; rat catheter and Spider biofilm induced), with protein sequence MTVRKARTASFFIDIEKNGFLDDDDVAYKQQLEKQLQLHQQRGGNGNRKGRRGESVTLTILVLCILSLTYFIYGYGSTILMNNNLQLDKSILLSSGLGSPEISILTQELINNYDEMNNGGIGLMISDELKEELKQQQQYYSQPKVANVLSSGGDGNAKQENQGYPTTNNNDIDNEDEDYTRKTLMNNNEANNNVNNNYKDDNNNSNNNADDNDTQNANYNAVETIQANLKEMFAISPMVVISQTNQIDELQTILTKLNINPQPKFINLSKHPNYLNIKQYLKKIYNIDEDDHIPRVFLAGIPIGDSDKIIEMYKENQLISHLREKGQGLINV